The following are encoded together in the Triticum dicoccoides isolate Atlit2015 ecotype Zavitan chromosome 6B, WEW_v2.0, whole genome shotgun sequence genome:
- the LOC119321859 gene encoding putative FBD-associated F-box protein At5g38570: MPPGEKDENEPPASGADLIGALRDHIIHHLLSFLPVQAAVQTCVLARRWRHLWRSTTGLRIVGLDGAESVEDLRVFVHHVLILRERTDLDTVEMTFDECSVDDEVYVKLWTRFAVMSKVRALTLHIQAPTYLWFDVLPVVSRHLRTLDLQGLCVEQSSLDFAGCPALEGLKMNLCDITVEKISPRSLKHLSITKCCSDCQLHVSTPGLISLKLDDFTGTTPFLENMALLETAYVYIGDSCEDFCLNYESGVYCGASNIICEKCDLFNDNCGSDLVLLGGISSAKHLKLISEFGKLIFSRDLKYCPTFSKLKTLLLNEYWCEAPGLDPLACILKNSPVLEKLTLELFSEGPNYKVEMKGSFSSVGRSSAIPEHLNIVEVKCTVVDERILKVLKFLCAFDIRFSF; this comes from the exons ATGCCTCCTGGTGAAAAGGACGAGAATGAGCCGCCGGCGAGCGGCGCCGACCTCATAGGAGCTCTCCGTGATCATATTATCCACCATCTTCTCTCCTTCCTCCCAGTGCAGGCGGCCGTGCAGACGTGCGTGCTCGCCCGGCGCTGGCGCCACCTCTGGCGGTCCACCACGGGCCTGCGAATCGTCGGCCTTGACGGTGCTGAGTCTGTCGAAGACCTCCGGGTGTTCGTGCACCATGTGCTGATCCTGCGTGAGCGCACCGACCTAGACACTGTTGAGATGACATTCGATGAATGCTCGGTCGATGACGAGGTTTATGTGAAACTATGGACCCGTTTTGCTGTCATGTCCAAAGTCCGTGCACTCACCCTTCATATCCAAGCCCCTACATATCTATGGTTCGACGTCCTGCCTGTTGTCTCTCGCCATCTGAGAACATTAGATCTGCAAGGTCTATGCGTAGAACAGAGCTCTCTTGATTTTGCTGGCTGCCCAGCACTCGAGGGTCTGAAGATGAACCTTTGTGACATTACTGTTGAAAAGATATCTCCCCGTTCCCTGAAGCATTTGAGCATTACTAAGTGCTGCTCCGATTGCCAGCTCCATGTTTCTACTCCAGGCCTTATCTCCCTGAAACTAGATGACTTTACCGGCACAACTCCTTTTCTTGAAAACATGGCGTTGTTAGAGACAGCATATGTTTATATTGGTGATTCCTGTGAAGATTTCTGTTTGAATTACGAGTCTGGTGTTTACTGTGGAGCTAGTAATATTATATGTGAGAAATGTGATCTTTTTAATGACAATTGTGGAAGCGATCTTGTGCTTCTAGGTGGTATCTCAAGTGCTAAACATCTGAAGTTGATATCTGAATTTGGAAAG TTAATTTTCTCAAGAGATTTGAAATACTGCCCTACGTTTAGTAAGTTAAAGACATTATTACTCAATGAGTATTGGTGCGAGGCTCCTGGCTTGGATCCACTAGCTTGCATTCTGAAAAACTCACCAGTTCTAGAGAAGCTCACTCTTGAACTTTTTTCCGAG GGACCAAATTATAAAGTGGAAATGAAAGGAAGCTTCAGTTCAGTGGGAAGATCGTCTGCGATACCAGAGCACCTTAACATAGTTGAAGTCAAGTGTACTGTGGTGGACGAGAGGATTCTCAAAGTTTTGAAGTTCCTGTGTGCATTTGACATAC